The genomic interval TGGGGATAGCTGAAGACGCCGCGTGGGCGCACCCGACAGCGGGCCTTGCCTGTTTTAGCGCAAAAATGGGCAATCTATACAAACCGGTACAAATCAACACAAGGTATACAAAATACACTTACATCCCCATAAACCTGGCGCGTGACAGGGGCGTGACCGAGTGCAATATCCGTACAGCACGCCGGATAAACCCCTGCAATAGCCCCCGCCTCGGTATCCTGAGCGCCGTGCACCATCCTTCCCCCATTGAACTGCCCGAGCTGGACGCGCTGGAGCGCACCATCGCCCTGGGCGGCAAGCACCTGCAAGCGCGCACCGTATGCCACGTAGACCTGCCCGGCGGCACCCGCTACCCGGTGCTGTGCGTCACCCTGGGCAATCCCGCTTTGGACGTGCCCGCCGTGGGGTACTTTGGCGGCGTGCACGGGCTGGAGCGCATCGGCGCGGGCGTGGTGATCGCCTACCTGCACAGCCTGGTGGAGCGGCTGGCCTGGGACAGCGCGCTGCATCGCCAACTCGAATCGGTGCGCCTGGTGTTCATGCCCATCGTGAATCCTGGTGGTATGGCCTTGGGCACGCGGGCCAATCCGCGCGGGGTGGACCTGATGCGCAACGCGCCGGTGGATGCACGCGAGCCGGTGCCGTTCCTGGTGGGTGGGCAGCGGCTGAGTGCGCGGCTGCCGTGGTTTCGCGGTGCCTTTGGGGCGGCCATGGAGGCCGAAAACCAGGCCGTGTGCGAAGTGGTCCAGACCGAACTGTTGTCGCGCACCTTCAGCCTTTCGGTGGACTGCCATTCGGGCTTTGGCACCCGCGACCGGCTGTGGTTCCCCTACGCCCACACCCGCACGCCGATTGCGCATCTGGCCGAGATGCATGCGCTTCAAACCATCTTTACCGCATCGCACAGCCACTACCGCTACATTTTCGAGCCGCAAAGCCTGCAGTACCTGGCGCACGGCGACCTGTGGGACCACCTGTACCGGCAGGCCTGCGCGCAGCCGGAGCGCATCTTTTTGCCGCTGACGCTGGAGATGGGCTCCTGGCTGTGGGTCAAGAAAAACCCGCGCCAGCTGTTCTCGCGCCACGGCATCTTCAACCCGTTGATCGCCCACCGCCAACAGCGCGTGCTGCGCCAGCACCAGTCGCTGCTGGACTTTCTGGCCCGCGCCGCGCATGGACACCGGCTGTGGCTGCCCGATGTAGACGCACGCACTTACCACCACGCGCAGGCCCGGCACCACTGGTACGGGAGCCACGCATGAGTACCTGGATCTTCCTGCGCGGCCTGGCCCGCGAAAGTGGCCACTGGGGTGCGTTCACCCCGCAATTTGAGAATGCCCTGCCCGGCGGCGAGGTGGTGGCGCTGGACCTGCCCGGCAACGGGAGCCTGTGCCAGCAGGCCAGCCCCACACGGGTGCAGGACATGGTGGCGCACTGCCGCGCCGAGCTGGACCGCCGCTGGCTACCACCGCCCTACCACCTGCTTGGCATGTCGCTGGGCGCGATGGTGGCGGTGGCGTGGTCGGCGGCGCACCCCATTGAAGTGGCAGCGCAGGTGCTGGTCAACACCAGCCTGCGCCCGTTCAGCCCGTTCTACCAGCGGCTGCGGCCCCGCAATTACGGTTTGCTGCTGCGGCTGGCCTTGCTGGGTGCCAGCCCTGAAGACTGGGAGCGCAGCGTCCTGCGCATCACCAGCCATGGCGGGCAGGATGCGGTCCTTTCGCAGTGGCTGGCCCTGCGCGCGCAGCACCCCGTCACCCGCGCCAATGCCCTGCGCCAACTGCTGGCTGCCGCCCGCTACCGTGCGCCAGATGCCGTTTCCACCCCCACCCTGCTACTGGCCAGCGCGCAAGACCAGTTGGTATCGGTGGCCTGCTCTCAGGCCTTGGCCCGGCAGTGGCAGTGCAGTCTGCAGGTGCATCCCACGGCCGGACACGACCTGCCGCTGGACGACGGCGACTGGGTGGTCCGGCAGATCGCCGGGGCACGATCGCTACTTAATTTATAGCTTGTCACGCTTATGGAATAAGCACGAACGGCCTAAAAATCTTATAAAACCGACATCCTGCTCACACGGACTGTCGGAAGGCAATGATGGCCTGGTTGCGCAGGGTGCGCAGCAGGGCCAGCTCTTGCTCGTCCAGCGGCAGCACACCTTTTTCGGCCATGTCGGCGTAGACCAGGCCGAAGGGCTTGCCCTTGATCACCAAGGGCAGCAACAAAAAGGTGGGCGCGTGCACATGGTTGCGGTACCAGGCGGGCAGGCGCTGGGCGATGCGCGGTTCGGTGGCATCGCTGATCAAGGTGTCCACCCCTTTGAGGCAGACGGTGCTGAACAGGTCCAGGCTGCTGGCCTTGAGGGCGATATGGAAGGTTTTGACGACGCTGTCGATACGGCCCACCCCCTCCACACCCGCGCCCAGGCCGAAGCGCCCGGTCAGGGCATCGACCTTGGGGTCGCGCAGGCAGAACACCACCCGTTGGAAACCCATGGCACGGTACATCGTCTCCAAAATCATGCGCAGCACGTCGCTGAGCTTGAAGTCTTCCACCATCGCCTGGCTGATGTCCTGGATGCCGGCCGACAGCACATCGGCCACGCTGGGCGCCACCACAGGGTGGTCCTTGTCGGGCACAGGGGTTGGCGTGGCCTGCAGGGCCATCGGAGCCAGGGCATCGGGCGGCTCGGCCTTCTCGGCTATCGGTAGCGGGTGGGCGGCGATGTCTTCATCCGGGTGCTGCAGCAATTGGGCAGCAGCCGATCCCTCCTGCACGCTCAGTTCCATGGCACTGGCCATGTCGATCAGTTTCTTGCGCGCCGCCACGGTGGCCTGGCGCACCTGCTGGGGGCGGATGCCCAGGGTTTTGGCGTACAGACCGGCCTCTTGCGCCAGCCGCAGCTCCAGCTCGCGGGGCGGGGCGCGCAGCAGGATGTCGGCCATGTCGTTGGCCACCAGGGCGATCCAGCGCAGCCGCTCGGCCGACTGCACCGGCGGGCGCAACGGCGGTTCACCCCGCGGTCGGCGCATGCTGTGCTGGATGGCCTCGGGCAGGCCCCAGGCTTTGGCCACGCCCAGGCCCAGGGTTTCAAAGTCCACCCCCAGCACGCTGGCAGAGGCGCGGGCTTCGGACAAGGGTTTGTAGCTGGAACCCACCAGGTGGCGCACGGCCCGGGCTTCGTCGGCAAAGTAGAACTCGGCCAGCATGCGGCCCAGGTTCTGGAACATGGCGGCGATGAAGGCCTCTTCGTTTTCGTGTGCCTCGGCGCACAGCTCCACCGCGATCGAGCCGGCCATCAGGGCGCGCAAAAACTCGTCCTTGATCAGGTGGGCATGGGCCTTGTCGCGCATGTGCTCCAGCAGCACCAGGCTCAGCGCCATATTGCGCACGCCGTTGAAGCCCACCAGACTGACCGCCCGCGACACCGTGTTGATGCTGCCGCCCCGGGCTGCGAAATGCGCGCTGTTGACCAGGCGCAGCAGCTTGTTGGTCAGCGCCACGTCTTTCAGGACTTCGTTGGTGAAGCTGGCAATGCTCTCGGTTTCCGAGGTGGCCATGCCCTGGATACGCACCACCGCATCCGACATGGCGGGGAAGTCGCTCTTGAAACGCATCCGGGCCATCAGCGCGTCCAGGCTGCCGTTGCCGGGGGCACCCGGTGTACCGGGCAATACGCTCAACGGCGCGTGCAGCGTACTGTCGGCCCACTGCGACAAGGCCCTGCGCAGGGCCTGCAGGCTGGGGGTACGCTGGGTCTCGGGGGCCTGGGCCTGGTCCACGATGGCCTGCAGATCAGCATCCATGTCCAAGCCCGACCCGTGCGGACCGGACAGCATGGCTTCCAGCACATGGCCCACCGCGCCCACGTCGTCCTGCGGCAGGGCCGCGGCCGCGAATGCAGTGTCGGTGAAGTCAGCCGAGTTCGCCAGGTGGGCCCGGCCCGTGGCATCCACCAGCACGTTGCCTATGCTGGGTGGGCCGTGGGGCCGCCCGGCGGCATGGGCGGCCAGCAGGGCATCGAGCAAGTCCAGGGCCAGCGCCACGGCCTCTGCAGGCGGCAGTGCACCGCGCTGGGCCAGCAAACTATGTAAATTAGGCAACGACGTGCGGGGGTCAGGGTCGGCCATAGGTCCATCGGTGGGAAGAAATGTCTCCCGTGGAAGTATGACACTCCCGCCCTGCCCCGGCGGCTTTCTGTCGCAAGTTTCTGCGCACGCCAAAGTGTGCAACAAATGTGTACGTTAGGGCGACGTTGAATAAATCCCCGTGAGGCGGCGCGCCCTGGACAGGGATGGGATGCTAGGCGCAGACCGCGAAGGGCTCGTTCAGCGTTGCCTTCGTGCGCCACCGGCTACCGGGCGCGGGGGAGCGACCAGGCCAGGCTACCTATACCCGGACCGGGCAGGGCCGATGGGCCGGGCTCGAACATCTCGTGGATGCCCAGGTTGTCTGCCCCAACGCCCCCGCGTGCGAACAGGGTGTCGGCCTTGCCAGAGGGATCGGACAGCCGGGCCGCGTCGGCGTCGGCAATGGTGGTCTGCAAGTACGCCGGTGCGCCGTCCAGGTAACCCGTCAGGTGGATGTTCAGCCCGTGCAGATAGACCGCCGTGAAGTACGCGCTGTAGAACACAAAGTCATTGGCCACCGGGCTGGGCGGGCTGCCCGGCGGCAATTGCGCGCCCAGCAACATGGCGGTGGGGCCGCTGTGGATGAAGGCCGCGTAAATGGGCGCGTCAGCGGGCGCGACGCGGGCGTTGACCAGCCCGGCGCTGCCGCCAGTCGCCCTATTCTGCCCCGCCACGTTGAAGCGATTGAAACTCTGGTAGCCATCGGAAAGGCGCGCGGCCACCGCCGTATGGATGTCATCAAACCTTACCAGGCTCGCCTGGGCCTGGCCCAGGCTGCAGGCCAGGCACAGGGCCAAAGCAGTCCATTGCATGGAGGCGCTCTCCGGGAGGGTGTATTCACGGCCTCCATGGTATTTGCGGGTTTTTTAAGTGGATACAAAAAACCATAAACAATGTGCAAAATACACTTGTATTTGTAAAAATAGTAGCCGCAGGCACCTGCCCAAATGCCGCTAATATGCGCGGTTGCGCTCCACCCCCACACCCCCATCCGACCCCATCGACATCGTCTACCTCTGGGTGGACGGTAACGACCCGCAGTGGCGCGCCAAGCGCCAGCAGGCCGCTGCCGCGCTGCATGACAACGCCCGCCTGGCCGCCTACGCCAATGTGGAAGGGCGGTTTCGCGACAACGACGAGTTGCGCCACAGCCTGCGTGCGCTGGAGCGTTTTTTCCCCGGCCACGGCCACATCTACCTGGTGACTGACGCGCAAACCCCGGCCTGGTTGGCCGCTGTGCCCGGCATCAGCGTGGTGGACCACCGTGACCTGATACCGGCAAGCAGCCTGCCCACCTTTGACTCCGGCCACATCGAGTCCTACATCCACCGCATTCCCGGCCTGTCGGAGCGGTACTTTTATTTGAACGACGATGTGTTTTTTGGCGCACCGGTGGTCCTGGAGGATTGGTTCTGGCCGGGTGGCGTGTGGGTGTCCTGGTCGGATGAGCCTCTGGTGAGCGACGAGCCGCTGCGCCCCGATGCCACCGCGCTGGACAACGCCTGCCGCCGCTCCAACCAGTGGCTGCGCGCCCACCCGGTGCCCGGCTACCAGCACACTTTTCGCACCTTTGCGCACGCGCCCCGGCCGATGTGCAAATCGCTGTTGACCACGCTGGAGCAGGTGGCCCCCGACATGTTTGCCCGGGTGCGCTCCACCGTCTTCCGCGCCTGGGACAAGCCGGCCATCGTGTCCGACTTTGTGCTGCGCTGGGCCCTGGCCCACGGCCTCGCCCAGCTGCGCGAATACCCCCACCAGTACCTGTGCACCAGCGATGCCGACACCACGGACGACCTGGACCAGCTGGTGGCCCGCAACGGCCAACTGGCCTTTTTCTGCATCAACGACACCACCGACGATGCCCTACCCCACGACCCGCGTCTGGCCAGGGTGCGGGATGCGCTACAGCAGATGTTTGCGCTGCCGTCCCGGTTTGAGGTTCAGCAGAACGCCCAGGCCAGCCAGGCCGGGTCTTCCACCACGTTGAGCAGCAGGTAGGTTCCCACGCGGTAGGACAGGTATTCGCCCAGGTGCAACGCGTCGGCCCAGGTGGGGGGCCAGGCGATGCCTGCGCGCTCCAACAGCACCGCTGTCATACGTAAAGGGGCTCTTCCTGCATGGCTTCGATCTGCTCGGTGAGCATGTTGACCTGGCCAACCCAGTAGTCGCTGCTGCCAAACCACGGAAAGTTGACCGGGAAGGTCGGGTCGCTCCAGCGCCGGGCCAACCAGGCGCTGTAGTGGATCAGGCGCAGGGTGCGCAGCGGCTCGATCAGTGCCAGTTCGCGGCGGTCAAAGCTGCGGAACTGCTCGTAGCCCTCCACCAGGCCACTGAGCTGGCCGGTGCGCTGGGCGCGGTCGCCGCTCAGCAGCATCCACAGGTCTTGCACCGCCGGGCCGGTGCGGGCATCGTCCAGATCGACAAAGTGCGGGCCGCCGCCGGGGCGGTCGGTGGGGGTCCAGAGGATGTTGCCGGGGTGGCAGTCGCCGTGCAGTCGCAAGGTTTTAATTTGAGGTTCTTTTAGGCCTCCAGCGCTTATGGGTAAAGCGCTGGCAGCTATCAAATCAAGAGCCTCGGTACAGGCCTTCTGCCATGGGCCCTGCACGTCCAGCGGCACGATTTCATGCTTCACCAGCCAGTCGCGCGAATGCAGGCCAAAAGTCTCCAGGTCCAGCGCCGGGCGGTGCACAAATGCGTGTTTGGCCCCCACGGTGTGGATGCGTGCCAGGAAGCGGCCAATCCACTCCAGCACCTCGAAGTCGTCCAGCTCGGGCGCGCGCCCACCCCGGCTGGGGCTGACGCTGAACTCGAATCCGGCGAACGGGTGCAGCGTGGCCCCCTCCAGCACCAGCGGGCCCACGGCGGGAATCTCGGCGGCCATGAGTTCGGCGGCGAAGCTGTGTTCTTCCAAAATCTGCGCCCGGCTCCAGCGCCCAGGCCGGTAGAACTTGGCCACCACCACGCTGCCGTCTTCCAGGTGCGCCTGGTAAACCCGGTTCTCGTAAGAGCTGAGGGCCATCAGGCGGCCATCGCCAAACAGGCCGACGCTGGCCAGCGCGTCCATCACCACATCGGGGGTCAGGGCCTGGTAATCGTGCGAAATGGCCGAAGGACCGGAGGAATCTAAGGGGTTGGACATGGGGCGATTGTCGCCGCTCCCAAACAAAACGCCCGCGCCAGGCAAATGGCGCGGGCGATGGAGCACACCCCCTTGCGAGGGCGGGCTGGGGTTTACGCCAAAGTCAGGGTGACTTCGATGTTGCCGCGGGTGGCGTTGGAGTAGGGGCACACGCCGTGGGCGGTGTCCACCAGATCCTGGGCCACAGCGCGGTCCATGCCGGGCAGGTTGATGACCAGGGTGGCAGCGATGCCGAAGCCTGCGGGGATGGGGCCGATGTCCACCGATGCGTCGATGGATGCATCTGCAGGCACGGTGATCTTCTTCATGCCGGCAACGTGCTTCATGGCCCCCATGAAGCAGGCCGAGTAGCCTGCGGCGAAC from Comamonadaceae bacterium OS-1 carries:
- the menH_3 gene encoding 2-succinyl-6-hydroxy-2, 4-cyclohexadiene-1-carboxylate synthase, whose translation is MSTWIFLRGLARESGHWGAFTPQFENALPGGEVVALDLPGNGSLCQQASPTRVQDMVAHCRAELDRRWLPPPYHLLGMSLGAMVAVAWSAAHPIEVAAQVLVNTSLRPFSPFYQRLRPRNYGLLLRLALLGASPEDWERSVLRITSHGGQDAVLSQWLALRAQHPVTRANALRQLLAAARYRAPDAVSTPTLLLASAQDQLVSVACSQALARQWQCSLQVHPTAGHDLPLDDGDWVVRQIAGARSLLNL
- the srkA gene encoding stress response kinase A, whose protein sequence is MSNPLDSSGPSAISHDYQALTPDVVMDALASVGLFGDGRLMALSSYENRVYQAHLEDGSVVVAKFYRPGRWSRAQILEEHSFAAELMAAEIPAVGPLVLEGATLHPFAGFEFSVSPSRGGRAPELDDFEVLEWIGRFLARIHTVGAKHAFVHRPALDLETFGLHSRDWLVKHEIVPLDVQGPWQKACTEALDLIAASALPISAGGLKEPQIKTLRLHGDCHPGNILWTPTDRPGGGPHFVDLDDARTGPAVQDLWMLLSGDRAQRTGQLSGLVEGYEQFRSFDRRELALIEPLRTLRLIHYSAWLARRWSDPTFPVNFPWFGSSDYWVGQVNMLTEQIEAMQEEPLYV
- the cpsY gene encoding exopolysaccharide phosphotransferase CpsY, translating into MRSTPTPPSDPIDIVYLWVDGNDPQWRAKRQQAAAALHDNARLAAYANVEGRFRDNDELRHSLRALERFFPGHGHIYLVTDAQTPAWLAAVPGISVVDHRDLIPASSLPTFDSGHIESYIHRIPGLSERYFYLNDDVFFGAPVVLEDWFWPGGVWVSWSDEPLVSDEPLRPDATALDNACRRSNQWLRAHPVPGYQHTFRTFAHAPRPMCKSLLTTLEQVAPDMFARVRSTVFRAWDKPAIVSDFVLRWALAHGLAQLREYPHQYLCTSDADTTDDLDQLVARNGQLAFFCINDTTDDALPHDPRLARVRDALQQMFALPSRFEVQQNAQASQAGSSTTLSSR
- the ohrB gene encoding organic hydroperoxide resistance protein OhrB, giving the protein MPTKLDKVIYTAHAHTTGGRDGQSASDDGLLAVKLSPPKAMGGAGTGTNPEQLFAAGYSACFMGAMKHVAGMKKITVPADASIDASVDIGPIPAGFGIAATLVINLPGMDRAVAQDLVDTAHGVCPYSNATRGNIEVTLTLA